From Microcystis aeruginosa NIES-2549, a single genomic window includes:
- a CDS encoding lipopolysaccharide assembly protein LapA domain-containing protein: MNTITNFLASAIVGGWIMTMAVFAIQNIQPVSLKFLQFESIKLPIGILLAFSLAMGFFIAAVIPAFLRKSKKSPRSRFSPPESGLDEFDF, translated from the coding sequence ATGAATACAATCACTAATTTTTTAGCTAGTGCTATTGTCGGTGGTTGGATTATGACTATGGCAGTTTTTGCCATCCAAAATATCCAACCAGTTTCTTTAAAGTTTCTACAATTTGAGTCAATTAAACTACCCATCGGCATTTTATTGGCTTTTTCTTTGGCAATGGGATTTTTTATCGCCGCAGTTATTCCCGCTTTTTTGCGAAAGTCGAAAAAATCTCCTCGCAGTCGCTTTTCTCCCCCAGAATCGGGGTTAGACGAGTTTGATTTTTAA
- the cmr6 gene encoding type III-B CRISPR module RAMP protein Cmr6, translated as MSHSPLPRPNRPQKPILKNPAIQQQNNHQPPKKPPSGGGGNNNPPQPSPWLNAEKEPQPDQSASFVEYLRWMRAADHDYKDATKVQILQTAQENANYTQRLDQLNQRTQLLAKDGITFQVKSTWRIRVSGHRGPESILLPAFDALGMPYIPSSTLRGVARNQAIREIMAENNLEWKEAVEKTTLYFGDINAKEKKNKTGKVIFFDAYPLPTKNGGLEVDMANNIWSWKDDSTQYSPNPNPFLSLKEPTFLIGLRLASNCGDEKILEQVKQWLKKGLQLGIGSQVNSGYGQLKQIDDTSHPDNNKNSHDSGFYRLDFELEGQLIHGYQRFTQWQWNERRNEWQMRSAPVAEVRPTAFKSMLRYWFRVLASGVLPINEVQNIETELFGGINPKKYGYLQVNILDGKVSQKEPRTNAQGKNDPCGEQQGTLVLSLSSETPKDKEEAVKKLAKHLTWFLADMGGIGQGARRPSYSRKSREHAPWFRGSTLYIDSEEDFWAIPNDLQGFKQQFQQRLRDFYGILDNISETNINTNNLRTVDQVSQNQWIDAADSNCQIFVCAGNEQRGKPHALAILHSDTLKITSKNGQREYDGNLCGKVSGGAKPSPVWIADLGDYQIVTVFGATAAPRKNFVSELKAKTISQNFAQIFPL; from the coding sequence ATGTCCCATAGCCCCTTACCACGCCCTAATCGCCCCCAAAAACCCATCCTAAAAAATCCGGCTATACAGCAGCAAAATAACCACCAACCCCCCAAAAAGCCTCCCAGTGGTGGCGGCGGCAATAATAATCCTCCTCAACCCTCACCCTGGTTAAACGCCGAAAAGGAACCTCAACCTGACCAATCAGCCAGTTTTGTCGAATATCTCCGTTGGATGCGTGCTGCTGACCATGATTACAAAGACGCTACCAAAGTCCAAATTCTGCAAACAGCCCAAGAAAATGCTAACTATACTCAGCGTCTTGACCAACTCAATCAACGTACCCAACTGTTAGCGAAAGACGGAATCACTTTTCAAGTCAAATCCACTTGGCGTATTCGTGTCAGTGGTCATCGTGGACCGGAAAGTATTCTTTTACCTGCTTTTGATGCCCTCGGAATGCCCTATATTCCATCTAGTACCTTGCGCGGTGTTGCCAGAAACCAAGCCATCCGAGAAATCATGGCGGAAAATAATCTGGAATGGAAAGAAGCTGTGGAAAAAACCACTCTCTATTTTGGTGATATAAACGCCAAAGAGAAAAAAAATAAAACGGGTAAAGTTATCTTTTTTGATGCCTATCCTTTACCGACTAAAAATGGTGGATTAGAAGTGGACATGGCTAATAATATTTGGTCATGGAAAGATGACTCTACGCAATATTCTCCTAACCCTAATCCTTTTTTGTCTCTCAAAGAACCAACTTTTTTAATTGGTTTACGTCTAGCTAGTAACTGTGGTGATGAAAAGATACTGGAACAGGTAAAACAATGGCTTAAAAAAGGTTTACAGCTTGGCATAGGTTCACAAGTAAATAGTGGTTACGGTCAATTAAAGCAAATTGATGATACGAGTCATCCTGATAATAATAAAAATAGCCATGATTCGGGGTTTTATCGCTTGGATTTCGAGCTAGAAGGTCAATTAATTCATGGTTATCAACGATTCACCCAATGGCAATGGAATGAGCGACGCAATGAATGGCAAATGCGGAGCGCACCCGTCGCAGAAGTTCGTCCGACAGCCTTTAAATCGATGCTGCGATACTGGTTTCGTGTTTTGGCATCTGGAGTTTTACCTATTAACGAAGTTCAAAACATTGAAACTGAATTATTTGGCGGTATTAATCCTAAAAAATACGGTTATCTACAAGTGAATATTCTTGATGGTAAAGTTAGCCAAAAAGAACCTCGAACCAATGCTCAGGGTAAAAATGATCCCTGTGGTGAACAACAGGGAACTTTAGTTTTATCTTTATCTTCTGAAACCCCAAAAGATAAAGAAGAAGCTGTCAAAAAATTAGCTAAACATTTGACTTGGTTTTTAGCTGATATGGGTGGTATTGGTCAAGGTGCAAGACGACCTAGTTATTCTCGCAAAAGTCGTGAACACGCCCCCTGGTTTCGTGGTTCGACATTGTATATTGACAGTGAAGAAGATTTTTGGGCAATTCCCAATGATCTGCAGGGTTTTAAACAACAATTTCAGCAAAGATTGCGAGATTTTTATGGTATTTTGGATAACATTAGTGAAACCAATATCAATACTAATAATCTCAGAACAGTAGATCAAGTTTCACAAAATCAATGGATTGATGCAGCCGATAGTAACTGTCAAATTTTTGTCTGTGCAGGAAATGAACAAAGAGGTAAACCCCATGCTTTAGCGATTCTTCACAGTGATACTTTGAAAATTACCAGTAAAAATGGTCAAAGAGAATATGATGGTAATCTCTGTGGTAAAGTCAGTGGTGGAGCTAAACCTTCTCCTGTGTGGATTGCTGATTTAGGAGATTACCAAATAGTTACTGTATTCGGAGCGACGGCAGCTCCTCGTAAAAATTTCGTCAGTGAATTGAAAGCTAAAACTATTTCTCAAAATTTCGCTCAAATCTTCCCTTTATAA
- the cmr4 gene encoding type III-B CRISPR module RAMP protein Cmr4, which yields MNLIHFYLLSPLHTGGTTQEGNLVGIARESHTTLPYIPSSTIRGKIRSLATEETLKFKLFGNEIDQGAENLVQGDIWIGDGSILWLPVSSLSHGVVWITSPLLLRRWTRLTNTRLTIPPEYSCSFTKPNTNIYLKDAILKDNDLKDWSTWTSFIPQNSVSSGINKVLVLPDQHCTTLIQMSLWRQVKIKLDEHKSVDGGFRYEEAIPPDTLMYFPWGITSQANGTGQQSQADFKRLLADNEIIQIGGQESLGRGFVQQL from the coding sequence ATGAACTTAATTCACTTTTACCTACTTTCTCCCCTACACACCGGAGGAACCACTCAAGAGGGGAATCTAGTCGGTATTGCTCGTGAATCCCATACCACTTTACCCTATATTCCCTCCAGTACAATTCGCGGGAAAATCCGTTCTTTAGCTACCGAAGAAACCCTAAAATTTAAGTTATTCGGTAATGAAATCGATCAAGGTGCAGAAAACTTGGTACAGGGAGACATCTGGATAGGAGATGGCTCGATTCTCTGGTTGCCCGTCTCTTCTCTAAGTCACGGTGTCGTCTGGATCACTTCTCCTTTACTTCTCCGTCGTTGGACAAGATTAACTAATACTCGTCTGACAATTCCCCCCGAATATAGCTGTAGTTTTACAAAGCCCAACACGAACATCTATCTCAAGGATGCCATTCTCAAGGATAATGATCTAAAAGACTGGTCAACTTGGACAAGTTTTATTCCCCAAAACTCTGTTAGCAGTGGCATTAATAAAGTCTTAGTATTACCCGATCAGCATTGCACGACTCTCATTCAAATGAGTTTATGGAGACAAGTTAAAATTAAATTAGATGAGCATAAATCCGTCGATGGTGGATTTCGTTATGAAGAAGCTATTCCCCCCGATACCTTAATGTATTTTCCTTGGGGTATTACCTCTCAAGCTAATGGAACTGGACAACAATCACAAGCTGATTTTAAACGGTTATTAGCAGATAATGAAATTATTCAAATAGGTGGACAGGAAAGTTTAGGACGCGGTTTTGTTCAACAATTGTAG
- a CDS encoding type III-B CRISPR module-associated Cmr3 family protein, translating to MYWYTITPLDVLLLRDAKPFSSKETAWAGSTFPPNSYTIAGALSSLLNRSKNSYFKITGPFLSFAGDTLYLPRPLGFANSDPLIPISWSDNLAISENHIFWDPLKPAPLAKANPRKNCQNRENEGQEENESKYRQYLPFEVILDYLKTGAIDPSQWLVKHEGEDKPWREEIRYHNAMQPGSKRLKDADGYFVEKAIRMLPGWSIAIGIDVNIPTPTTLRLGGEGHRVMLEKCDDLGQQWEQLKQQSRKNFQAEGKAIAYLATPGIFERRHDNNQAICRSWPWEWKLAHTVNSNQKAGHLVSVATDRAIPISCRIQSKENTSIPAPQVFAAPPGSQYYLNQPDRLFQDQPDSPEYHQRWRKLGYSELLWINYKENS from the coding sequence ATGTATTGGTACACAATCACTCCCCTAGATGTCCTTCTCCTCCGCGATGCGAAACCCTTTAGCTCCAAGGAAACAGCCTGGGCGGGAAGTACATTTCCCCCCAACAGTTACACGATCGCTGGTGCTTTAAGCTCTTTACTAAATCGCTCTAAAAATAGCTATTTTAAAATCACCGGCCCATTCCTATCTTTTGCGGGAGATACTTTATATCTACCCCGTCCTTTAGGATTCGCTAATTCTGACCCATTAATTCCTATTTCTTGGAGTGATAATTTAGCGATTTCAGAAAACCATATATTTTGGGATCCATTGAAACCTGCCCCCTTAGCTAAGGCTAACCCTCGCAAAAATTGCCAAAATCGAGAAAATGAAGGGCAAGAAGAGAACGAAAGTAAATATCGTCAGTATCTACCTTTTGAAGTTATTCTCGATTATTTAAAAACAGGAGCGATCGATCCCTCTCAGTGGTTAGTAAAGCACGAAGGAGAAGATAAACCCTGGCGAGAAGAAATTCGTTACCATAACGCCATGCAACCCGGAAGCAAACGGCTAAAAGATGCCGATGGATACTTTGTTGAAAAAGCGATCCGAATGCTACCCGGTTGGAGTATAGCGATCGGAATCGATGTTAATATTCCCACTCCCACAACTTTAAGGTTAGGAGGAGAAGGACACCGAGTTATGCTGGAAAAATGCGATGATTTAGGTCAACAATGGGAACAATTAAAACAACAATCGCGGAAGAATTTTCAAGCGGAGGGGAAAGCGATCGCCTATCTCGCTACCCCCGGGATTTTCGAACGCCGTCACGATAATAATCAAGCGATTTGTCGCTCTTGGCCCTGGGAATGGAAACTCGCCCATACTGTTAATAGTAATCAGAAAGCAGGACATTTAGTCAGTGTCGCAACCGATCGAGCTATCCCGATCAGTTGCCGCATTCAATCAAAAGAAAATACTAGCATTCCTGCCCCCCAAGTCTTTGCCGCCCCCCCGGGTAGTCAATACTATTTAAATCAACCCGATCGCCTATTTCAAGATCAGCCCGATAGTCCCGAATATCACCAACGCTGGCGCAAATTAGGCTACTCAGAATTACTTTGGATCAACTATAAGGAGAATAGTTAA